The following are from one region of the Veillonella nakazawae genome:
- a CDS encoding heavy metal translocating P-type ATPase yields MEETLLLKDLNCANCAAKIEDRIRKMDVVETANFTIATHQLKLTGSWEDREALKRDIQEICDAIEEGVTVADYERKSKAAMDDHGHDHDHGSDAVTIAVIVAGLLFMIYEVLSSFVPSIGLPESIETPIYYVAYILLAFPVLRTAGRNILKGEVFDENFLMSIATLGAIAIDALPEAVGVILFYRIGEFFEEKATDRSRTEIMNAVDMRPQEVRVVDTDCGGEIVVMAPEKVEVGWTIEVRPGDLIPLDGTVLEGETRVNTAPVTGEPVPVRAVPGTQLMSGCINESGRITMRVDKVLEESMVTKILDAVENAASSKPKIDRFITRFARVYTPIVVALALAVAIIPSLITGEWHKWIYTALTFLVISCPCALVLSVPLAFFSGIGNASKHGILLKGGRVIEALANVKAVALDKTGTITSGEFKVHSVETVGSHVSSSQLLSMAAAIEAVSTHPIATSIVSEAKDQGLTVEPSDFVQELAGEGMVGMTDGQQVLIGNRRLMERYNVQGYPTEAAEYGTEVLVAEGNTYLGRIIIADEARPDSAEAIANLNGQDIKTVMLTGDAEASANYIAKETGVSAVCAQLLPQDKLSVVQDIRSEYGPTMFVGDGINDAPVLAGADVGGAMGSGADAAIEAADVVFMRPSLTAIAHILDLSKATLRVAWQNVVFAIAVKILIMALGLMGYASMWWAVFGDTGVSILCILNSVRILRRN; encoded by the coding sequence ATGGAAGAAACATTATTGCTGAAGGATTTGAACTGTGCGAACTGCGCAGCAAAAATTGAAGATCGTATCCGTAAAATGGATGTTGTAGAGACTGCAAATTTCACAATTGCTACACATCAATTAAAATTAACCGGCTCTTGGGAAGACCGTGAAGCTCTTAAACGTGATATTCAAGAGATTTGTGATGCCATCGAAGAAGGCGTAACCGTAGCTGATTATGAGCGTAAATCTAAAGCGGCTATGGATGATCATGGTCATGATCACGATCACGGTAGTGATGCTGTAACAATTGCAGTCATCGTAGCAGGCTTGTTATTCATGATTTATGAAGTTTTGTCATCCTTCGTCCCATCCATCGGCTTGCCAGAGAGTATTGAAACTCCAATTTACTATGTTGCGTATATTCTTCTTGCGTTCCCAGTATTGCGCACTGCAGGTCGTAATATCCTAAAAGGTGAAGTATTCGATGAAAACTTCTTGATGTCTATCGCTACATTGGGCGCTATTGCTATCGATGCATTACCTGAGGCCGTAGGTGTTATCTTGTTCTACCGTATTGGTGAGTTCTTCGAAGAAAAAGCAACTGATCGTAGTCGTACAGAAATCATGAACGCTGTCGATATGCGTCCTCAAGAGGTGCGGGTTGTAGATACAGACTGCGGTGGTGAAATCGTAGTTATGGCTCCTGAAAAGGTTGAAGTAGGCTGGACTATCGAAGTTCGTCCTGGCGATTTAATTCCTCTAGACGGCACAGTGCTTGAAGGTGAAACACGCGTTAATACAGCACCTGTAACAGGTGAACCTGTACCTGTTCGCGCCGTACCTGGCACTCAACTTATGTCTGGTTGCATCAATGAATCTGGTCGCATTACAATGCGTGTAGATAAGGTTCTTGAAGAATCCATGGTTACTAAAATTCTTGATGCCGTGGAAAATGCAGCATCTTCTAAACCTAAAATCGACCGTTTCATTACGCGTTTTGCTCGCGTATACACACCAATCGTTGTAGCTCTTGCATTGGCTGTAGCTATCATTCCATCCCTTATTACTGGTGAATGGCATAAATGGATCTACACAGCCTTAACATTCCTCGTTATTTCTTGCCCATGTGCATTGGTGCTTAGCGTGCCACTTGCATTCTTCTCCGGTATCGGCAATGCGTCTAAACACGGTATCTTATTAAAAGGTGGTCGCGTTATCGAGGCGTTGGCTAATGTGAAAGCAGTAGCTCTTGATAAAACTGGTACTATCACATCTGGTGAGTTCAAAGTTCACAGCGTAGAAACTGTAGGCTCTCATGTAAGTTCCAGTCAATTGTTATCCATGGCGGCAGCTATCGAAGCCGTTTCTACACATCCAATCGCAACAAGCATCGTGTCTGAAGCAAAAGATCAAGGCCTTACAGTGGAACCTTCTGATTTCGTTCAAGAGTTAGCTGGTGAAGGTATGGTGGGTATGACTGATGGTCAACAAGTACTTATTGGTAACCGTCGTCTTATGGAACGCTATAATGTTCAAGGCTATCCAACAGAGGCTGCTGAATATGGCACAGAAGTTCTTGTGGCAGAAGGTAATACATACTTAGGTCGTATCATCATCGCCGATGAAGCTCGCCCAGACTCTGCTGAAGCGATTGCTAATCTTAATGGTCAAGATATTAAAACTGTTATGCTTACAGGTGATGCTGAAGCAAGTGCAAATTACATCGCTAAAGAAACTGGCGTAAGTGCTGTATGTGCTCAGTTGTTGCCTCAAGATAAATTGTCCGTTGTACAAGATATTCGCTCTGAATATGGTCCAACTATGTTCGTAGGGGATGGCATCAACGATGCTCCAGTACTTGCTGGTGCTGATGTTGGTGGCGCGATGGGTAGCGGTGCTGATGCGGCTATCGAGGCAGCAGATGTTGTGTTCATGCGTCCATCCTTGACTGCTATTGCACATATCCTTGACTTGTCCAAAGCGACATTGCGTGTAGCATGGCAAAACGTTGTATTCGCTATTGCTGTTAAAATCCTTATCATGGCGCTTGGCCTCATGGGCTATGCATCCATGTGGTGGGCAGTATTTGGTGATACTGGCGTATCCATCCTTTGTATCTTGAACTCTGTTCGCATCTTGCGCCGCAATTAG
- a CDS encoding magnesium transporter CorA family protein — protein sequence MITVYKHIEEELVSDSTVSDATKGSWVNLVNPDPDELSLINILTEIPTDVLKTALDMEERSHVELEDNYIFIVINIPVIRGNDMYDTVPLGIFLTPDFFITICLEESEVLYPFISNQISTFYTYKKTRFLFQILYRTATMFLRYLQQINRRTDDIEVQLRHTTKNKDFFQLLELQKSMTYFTSALRTNGTVMERLLRLRGHSSYKHLLKIYEEDEDLLEDVIIENKQAIEMVEMYSNILMNMMNAFTSIISNNLNLVMKMLATLTIAMAVPTIVFSLWGTNVPLPFQDDPEGFYEVIGVALVFSIIAIIGMWKKDLF from the coding sequence ATGATTACGGTGTATAAACACATAGAAGAAGAGTTAGTTTCCGATAGCACTGTATCAGATGCCACAAAAGGTTCTTGGGTAAATTTGGTGAACCCAGACCCCGATGAGTTATCCCTTATCAATATTTTGACGGAAATCCCAACGGACGTTTTAAAGACCGCTCTCGATATGGAAGAACGTTCTCACGTGGAGTTAGAGGATAACTACATCTTTATCGTTATCAATATTCCGGTTATCCGCGGTAACGATATGTATGATACAGTACCGCTTGGTATTTTCTTGACGCCAGACTTCTTCATTACTATCTGCTTAGAAGAGTCTGAAGTGTTGTATCCATTTATTTCTAATCAGATTTCTACGTTCTATACATACAAAAAGACGCGTTTCTTGTTCCAAATCTTGTATCGCACAGCAACTATGTTCTTGCGTTACTTGCAACAAATCAACCGCCGTACTGACGATATTGAAGTCCAATTGCGTCATACTACAAAAAATAAAGACTTCTTCCAATTGTTGGAATTACAGAAATCCATGACATACTTTACATCTGCATTGCGCACGAATGGTACTGTTATGGAACGTCTATTGCGCTTGCGTGGTCATAGCTCCTATAAACACCTCCTCAAAATATACGAAGAGGATGAGGACTTGCTAGAGGACGTTATCATCGAGAATAAACAGGCCATCGAGATGGTTGAAATGTACTCCAATATATTGATGAACATGATGAACGCCTTCACATCCATTATTTCTAACAACCTTAACTTGGTTATGAAAATGTTGGCTACTCTAACGATTGCCATGGCAGTTCCTACCATCGTATTTAGCTTGTGGGGGACAAACGTGCCATTGCCATTCCAAGATGATCCAGAGGGATTCTATGAGGTTATAGGTGTTGCATTAGTATTCTCTATTATTGCCATTATCGGTATGTGGAAAAAAGATTTATTCTAA